TTGTGAATGCTGAAATTTATACTGTAGATGCTGCAAAAAGCTGGGCAGAAGCAATGGCAATAAAAGATGGGAAAATTATCTATGTAGGCTCACTTCTGGAAGCAAAAAAATATCAAACAGAGCTTACTAAAATAATAGATGGTGAAGGTAAGTTTATAATGCCTGCACTTTATGATTTGCATTGCCACATATTACAGGCAGTGTTGGATGAAGAGCTATATTGTAAAATACAATCAAATTCTCTTGAAGGAACAATAAGGAAGATTCAGGATGGCGTAATCAAACAAAAAAAGAATACATGGATAACAGGAGCAGGTTATTATCCAGAACTGTTTGGAGAGATGGGACCAAATAAGAGCTTGCTCGATTCACTCATTCCTGATAAACCGGCTTTCTTTTTTGACATTGGTTATCACAATATATGGGTTAATTCAAGAGCATTGCAATTAGCTAATATTAATAAAGAAACTATTTACAAAGACCATGTTGACTGGATTGTAAAAGATAAAATTACTGGTGAACCTACTGGATGGCTAAAAGAGGATGCTAGGGAGTTAGTTACACATATAGCTCCGAGGCCAAATTATCTGGAAGCTGATATAAAATATACATTTTCACGGGTGGCAGAAGTGTTGGCTGAAAACGGTATTGTCAGTGTTCAGGATCCCTCATCTTTTGACGTTAATCTATTGAAGCTCTATCATTCTGCAGATTCACTGGGGTTGATAAAATCTTTCAATGTCTCCTTTGGATTGCCTTATCTGATAACTAATAGCAATCTTTCATTGGATGAAAGACTATCAGACTTATTATCATTAAGTAAGAAATATCAGTCTAAAAATATAAAGACTAAAACCGTAAAGTTATTCATTGATGGCACGTTAGAATCTCAAACTGCAGCCGTGTTAGAACCTTATTTAAATTCAGTGGAAAGGGGAACATTGTTGTATGATTCTCTTCAATTAAACATTATCATACAAAAACTTGATTCAGCGGGTTTTCAACTGCATTTTCATTCTACCGGGGACAGGGCTATAAGAGCATCGTTAGACGGAATTGAATATGCGATACATGTGAATGGAAATAACTTTGGAAGACATCAAATAGCACATGCCAACCTGCCTCACCCAGACGATATTCCAAGATTCCGAAAACTAGGCGTTATTGCTAATATGCAACTCTGGTGGATGGATAATTCAACTTATTACACAGAATTATTACCTTCTATAATTGGTAAAAACAGAGTTCAACAAATGCATCCATTTAAATCATTTTCGAACCAAGGTGTCCTACTTTCAGTTGGAAGTGATTATCCTATAACTACATTAAATCCATTCGAAGCAATACAAAAAGCCATAACACGTAAAGAGATTGATTCAAATAATGAGCAAATCATCTCTGAAAATGAATGCTTGGATTTATCCGAAACAATAGCAGCATATACAATTGGGGGTGCTTATGCCCAGTTTAAGGAAAAAGAGGCAGGATCATTAGAAATAGGGAAATGGGCTGATTTTATTTTGTTGGACAAAAACCTGTTTTCAATTGACCCTACGGAAATACATAAAACAAAATTGTTAAAAACATTTTATAGAGGTAACCAGGTTTTCGAAAATGAATAACTAGGCATAACACCGTATATAAAAAATAGGCGAAACAGTAATAAATTCAAGGCTTTTGGCTCGTATCGAAGTTCGTGCTTAACCGAAAGTTTTTTGCTTCTAAATTGCCTACTTTTCATATACTAAACGTTAGCAGTAATTTTAATGCACCATACTAATAGAAATGAAAAATTTTAAAAATTATATTTTTGAATACCTGCTCATATTTATTACAATCATATTAACAATTTCCGGTTTTTGGAATATCTTCTTTGGAACGGATGCAAAACCTAAACCCTACCAAATATTCCACTTAATAGTGAATTTCAGTTGGCTGTTTTTAATGCTATATCAGCTCACTCTAATTGGAAATAAACAAAGCCAAAAACACAAGAGGGTTGGACTCTCCATTTTATTTTTTGGCCCTTTATTTTTTGCACAAGCAGTACTATTAGCCATTCATTCGGCTCACAAAGGGTTCGTTTCAGGTGAAGGAGACTTTATGATTGTACAAAATGTATTAGGTTCGATTGAATTAGGGCTGATAATTTTATTGGCATTTATTCTGAAAAAAAGAAGAAAAATTCATGCTGCCTTTCTCATTAGTACAGTTGTATTAATGCTGGGTATAAGTATTTTCTTTTTGCTGCTTGCCGTCGCTCCCGAGCTAATCGGTTATGGAATGTATATTACTTTCTTTGTAGGCCTACTTTTTTTCTTAAAGGATAGAAGAGATGGATGGCCAATATTGGCATCCAGTTCAGTATTTATTATTAACGACTATATTACTACGCTCCTGATTAAGCTCGAATTTATTAAACCACTTACTGACTTTGTAGGGTCACTTAACCAAGCAATTGCTTTTTTTGTAAGTTTCATTGTCCTTTTGTTTTTATTGATATCTACAGGAATAACAAATAAAAGGCGTGCGGGTACTTTAAGAAAAAACTACCGCTAACACAGGCTAACTATTCAGCTGTAGATGATTAACTGAATAGAAATTATTACATTTAAAAAACCAAAGAGGTTCCGACAAATAAGCGAAACTACTTTTGTTCGTCCATCCGAGTCGCACGAAGCTCCCTTCGATACAATCCTCTTCGAAGATCACTCAGGGTGACAGCTGCTTCTGAAGCACACTCACAAAAGTAGCATCCCCGCCGACACGAGCGAAGCGAACTGGCGAAGCAAATGTTAGCCTTAACCGTTGTGCTTCATTATTTGACATACCTAATTCAATTAAAATCATATCTTTAGAGAAACTAACCTCTAATGATAAAATTCTTCCGGAAAATCCGACAAAATTTATTGACTGAAAATAAATTCAGTAAATATCTGCTTTATGCAATTGGAGAAATAATACTTGTTGTTATTGGAATTTTAATTGCTCTAGCCATAAATGATTGGAACAATGAAAAACGAATTCAATCAGAAGAAACGGCGACATTGCAAAAACTTATTCAAGACTTAAAAAGTGACAATAAACGGTATTTGGAAAATATTGAAATTTATAAGAAACAAGATGTTTATTTGACCAATGCTAAAATCATTATATTCAAAAAATCATTGTCAGATAATGAAATAAAAGAAGTAATGAATTATTATGGAGCTTATATTAGAGATATTAATCCCAGAAAAACAACTTATGAGGAAATGCTAAATTCTGGTAGGATTTATGCTTTATCTAATGAAAAATTGGTTGATGATATTATCGAATATTACCAATTTCTTGACAAAAGTATATATCAAAATCAAGAAAGTAGAAGAGAATTTAGAGCTGTATTTTACGGTCCAGGTTTAACCGATTTTTGGTTTTGGAAAGTTGATGAAGAACCTTTTGATTACGCAAAAGTGTTTTTTAGTGATACTGACTCACCAGCATATAGAGTATTAAAGCAAAGTGCAGGATGGAGTGCCTCAACTAATAAACAAATGTTGGAAAATAACAAAGAATTGCTAAAAACGAGCAATGATTTAATTAAATACATTGAGATAGAATTGAAAAGTAAATAATAACGAAAGCACAACACAGGCTAACTATTCAGCGGTTAGATGAATACTAGAATGAAATGTCATACAAAAAGCATACATTTATAAAACCCAAAAATACGAATACGGCTTTGCCATTGCCCGCCCGTACCGGATGCCAGCCCGACAGTTTATTCTGGCGGGGAACGTTCGGGCGGGACGCTTACACGCTGTCTGAAAGACAGCTCCCTGCCGAGGCTGCCGCAGGCGCACCGACCTGTCCTGAGCGTGTCGAAGGGCCATAGCTGCGAGCGTTAGCAGTAATTAAAATAAAATTACAGATAGATAAAAAATAGTGACATTCTATAAAACCAACTAACCATGAAAAAATACATTTTAGTACTCATCGCGCTAATAGGAATTAACCACATCATTCAAGCGCAGGAAGACAAATACTTATGGCTTGAAGAGGTTGAAGGTGAAAAAGCATTGGAGTTTGTAAACACCCAAAACAAAACCTCTTTTGAAGACCTAAATGCCGAGAAAGACTATCAAAATATTTATGATAAAAATTTAGCTATCTATAATTCTAATGAAAATATTGCATATCCATCTATTCGTGGAAACTACGCTTATAATTTCTGGCAAGATAAAGACCATGTAAGAGGTATTTGGAGAAGGTCTCCACTTGAAGATTATACAAGTGGAGAGCCTGTTTGGGAAACCTTACTTGATATAGATAAACTTTCAGAAACCGATAATATAAAGTGGGTTTTTAAAGGTAGCGAGGGTTTATATCCTGATTATAATCGTTTTTTAGTTCATTTGTCAAATGGTGGTGGCGATGCCGTAGTAGTCAAAGAATTTGATGTGAATACAAAGCAATTTTTAACAAATGGATTTTCAATAGAGGAATCAAAGGGTTCTGCCAGTTATGTAGATGAAAATACGCTGATTGTTGATTCGGATTTTGGAGAAGGCACCATGACTACTTCGGGTTATCCAAGACAAGTAAAATTATGGAAACGAGGTACTTCGTTAAAAAATGCACAGCTTATTTATGAGGGGGAAACTTCCGATGTAAGTACATGGGGAGGTATTTTACGTGATGGCTCAGAAGCGTTTATATTAGTTTACAGAGATTTAACTACATTCTCTCGCCAAAACTTGGTTTGGATGAACAATGAAATCATAAAACTAGACATTCCGGATGATGCTAGCACAAATGGTATTTTAAATAATCAATTTATTATTCAATTAAAATCAGATTGGACAGTCAATTTAAAAACCTATAAAACTGGTACGCTTTTAAGTCTCAATTTTACCGAATTATTAAAAGGGAAGAAAGATATTAAAGTGATTGTGGGGCCTGATGCATTTTCGAGTATTGAAGGGGTTTCAACAACCAAAAACAAATTACTTGTTAACCTATTGACAGATGTTACAGGCAACTTGTATATCTATTCATTCACTAATGGTAATTGGACAAGTAAAAAAGTAAACACCCCTAATTTTGGTAGTATTTATATTTTAGGAACCGATTACATTTCAGATAAATATTTTTTTGAGTTTACAGACTTTATAACTCCAACAACTTTGTATTCAGCTGATGCAAATAACAACACGTTTAAGGCCTACAAATCATTACCAGCATTTTTTGATGCTAGTAAATATGAAGTAAAACAATACAAAGCAAAATCAAAAGATGGCACGATGGTTCCTTATTTTATGGTAGCTGCTAAAGATGTTGAATATGAAGGAACTAACCCTACATTAGTATATGCTTATGGGGGTTTTGAGATTTCCCTATCCCCTTTTTACTGGGCATCATTTGGCGTATCATGGTTAGAAAAAGGCGGTGTTTTTGTATTGGCTAATATCCGTGGTGGTGGAGAATTTGGTCCAAAATGGCATCAAGATGGAATAAAGGAAAAACGACAAAATGTTTTTGACGATTTATACGCAGTATCTGAAGATCTAATTACTAAAAAAGTAACCACACCAAGGCATTTAGGTATTATGGGAGGAAGTAATGGCGGTTTGTTGGTAGGGGTGGCTTTTACACAACGACCAGATTTATACAATGCAGTAGTTTCTCAAATGCCATTGTTAGACATGCAGCGCTATAACAAACTTTTGGCAGGTGCCAGCTGGATGGGCGAATTCGGAGATCCTGATATCCCTGAAGAATGGGAGTACATAAAAAAATATTCACCCTATCATAATCTTAAAAAAGGAATGGACTATCCAGAAGTATTCTTCACTACCTCTACACGTGATGATAGAGTGCATCCTGGTCATGCCCGAAAGATGGTTGCTAAAATGAATGATATGGGTTATAAAACTTTTTATTATGAAAATACCGAAGGTGGTCATGCAGGGAGTTCTACCAGCGAACAAAGGGCAAAATCTGATGCGTTGACGTTTTCTTATTTGTTGATGAAGTTGAAGTAATACAGCGACAATTGTCTGATTCCGCAAATAATACACTACTGCTAACAACGTATATAAAAAATAGCGGTTTTGATGCTTAAACCAAATATAATCAATAAAATATAGGTCAATTATAAATAGAAAAGTTAGTGCTTAAAAACCCGCTACTTTTTAAGTACAAAACCCTTAGCCTGCATTAAATGACTGACAATAAACAAAATATCGAATTTGAAATTGAACGAATAGTAAATTCTGGATATCTTAAAGAATCCAATCTTTACCAAATAAGTGATTTCTATTTTGACTTTGAAAAAGATTCCTATTGGATAATAAATGGCGGAATTGAACTTGTATTTCCAAATGGAGCAATAACCTTCGGGTGGAAAAGTGAGTTTAATATGTTTAATATTATAACTGGAAAATTTAATGAATTGTATGAGTTTGACAACTATAAAACTATCAAAGATGATGGTGTCAGCAAGTTAAAAACATTAGCGGGGAAAAAAGTTACCCAAGTTGATCTAAAATGGATTGAATTTGAAGTATATGACCCTGATTTAGAAGATTTCGTAAAAAAGGAAACAGTTATTGAAATCAATTTGGAGTTTGACAGTAAAGAAAAGCTACAAATCGCTTCAATTAATTATGAACTTACAGTGGATGATCAACCTTATAATTTCAGAAATGCTGTTGATTCAGAATTACTGATAGCATTAAATAGAAAATTTGATTTAAATAACGCGGGCTAACATCACCTATAACTGCAGTGCTAAGTTGGTTAGGTTAATGAAAAGTCGCACAATTTTACTTACATTTATCTAACCGATAAAATTAACCAAGCGGCTTTGCCAGTACCCGCCAGTACCGGATGCCAGCCCGACAGTTGATTCTGGCGGGGCACGTTCGGTACGGGACGCTTCCTCGCTGTCTGAGAGACAGCTCCCAGCCGAAGCTGTCGCAGGCGCACCGACCTGTCCTGAGCGAAGTCGAAGGGCCATAGCTGCGAGCGTTGTGTGCAATATTGTTGAACTTAACGATAAGAACCATGAAAAATAATTATCTAATTAAAATATTGAAATCAACAGTATTTACAGTTTTATTTTTGGTCACATTAAACGCTATTGCTCAAACTAATTCTAGTGATTTAGAAAAAAAAGTAGACAGTCTTTTTGAGAAATTTGACACGTTAAATCAACCTGGAATGATAGTAGGAATCTCACAGGACGATTCAACTATTTTAATTAAATGCTATGGCTCTTCCGATTTAGAAAAAAAGATTGCAATATCATCAAAAACACGTTTTCATATAGCCTCATTAACTAAACAATTTACTGCATTTGCCATATCCCAACTAGAACGCGAGGGTAAATTATCATACCAAGATAATATTCTCAAATATCTTCCACAATTACATGATTTTGGTACTGTCATTACTATCGACCAACTATTACATCATTCATCTGGATTAAGAAGTACCAATAGGCTTCGGTTATTACAAGACGATTTTTATGATGCGCTTTTAACCCAAAAAAATGCGCTCAACCTAATTTATGCACAAAAAGAATTGAATTTTGAACCCGGTTCAAGTTTCGGCTACAGTAATTCTGGATATATACTCCTTGCAACAATTGTTGAAAATATTTCCAATCTAAAATTTTCTGAGTGGCTTAATAAAAATGTTTTTGAGCCTCTTAATATGAATGAAACTATTTTGGGGGACGATTATAGCCTTATAATTCCCGATAGAGCAATACCTTACGAAAAAAAAGAAGATGGATATGCCCAAACTATGGGAATGAAATGGATAGACTATGGTGCCACCGGAATATATTCAACTCTTGGAGACTTAATGAAATGGCAAGTATATCTGCACGAACAAAATTATATGTGGGTATTAGAGGAAGCATCCAATTCCCCATACGCTATGGGCCTTTATGTCTTTAAATCGAAAGATGGAACGATAGACCAAATTTTTCATACGGGTGATGGTGCCGGTTATACATCGTTTATGTCATATTATCCTAAAGAAAAAATAGATGTTGTCCTCTTAAGTAACCTCTATGGTAATGAACCTATCAAATTGGCTGAGACCATCATAGATTTTATACGTCCAATTAATGAGAAGTCGATTGCTGATTACTCAAATCAGATTGAACTTCCTATAGAAGTTTTGAAAAAATATGAAGGCTCTTACGATGCTAAAATTTTTAAAGCAGAGTTTGAAATAAAGGACAAACAGCTATATGCATTGAATCCCCAAGGATCAGATTTAATGGTCGCAGTAAACGAAACTACTTTTTTAATACCCAATACTCCAGTGGAATTTGAATTTGATAAAGCAGGACAATATGTAGTATTGAAAATGCCAGGAAATGACATAACATGCCCGAAAATAATTGCAGACACGATAATGCCTAGTGTGAACATAGCTGAATATACCGGTATTTATTATTCCCCTGAATTAAATGTTAGCTACTCATTTACAATTGAAAACAATCAACTAATTGCCGATTCTCCCAAACACAGACGAATTGTATTTGATGCAATTACAGCAGATAAAACCGAAAGTAAAGACCGATATTTTAGAAATGTTCATTTTTCCAGAGATGAAAATAATATTGTCAATGGCTTGCGGGTAACTGACATTGATGGTAGGGTTCGAAATCTTTGGTTTGAAAAAAAGGAGTAAAAAACTACACACAACAGCACCTAAAAAAATGGCGCTGAAAGTGCGAATATGAACAGTTGTGCAACTAATAAACATTGTGCGTTTAGACAGTTTAGTGTTCCAAAACCGCCACTTCTTTTAGCTGCATACCGTTGGCAGTAGTTTCAACGACTGTAACAAAATCGACATTACAGAGTCTTTAAGCAAAACTAATTTCATGTTAAAAAAGATCCTTTATTTAAACCTCATTTTGCTAATAGTTTCTTGCAACGGTTCAAGAGAAATGACCAGAGATTCCGCTTATTATAGAAGCAGTGCAGATTCTATCCACGCTCAAAATATCCAGAAAAATTTAATCCCAATGTATTCCATTGCGGGAAATGTCCAAAGAATGACAATTCCCGAGATGATGAAACAAGATAACATTCCGGGAATGAGCATTGCTTTTGTGGAAAATGGAGAAATAGCTTGGACCAAACATTATGGCTATGCCAATCTCGAAGATTCTTTACCAATCACTTCAGAAACTGTTTTTACTGGAGCTTCATTAAGCAAGCCAATAACAGCAATTGCTGCATTGAATTTGGTTGAAAAAGGCCATCTGAATTTGGACGAGAATGTAAATCTGAAATTGAAAGAATGGAAAATTCCTGAGACGAATTTAACTGAAAACGAAAAAGTCACACTCAAAAGGCTTATAAGTCACAATGCGGGAATAAAAAATGACTTATGGGGCAGTTATTTACCTGAAGAAACAGTACCAACTATAAACCAAATGCTCGCTGGAGAAAAACCTTCGGTAGATCCTCAAACATCGGTAACTTATGAACCAGGAAGTAAAACGGAGTATTCTAATCCTGGTTATTCCATCATTCAAAAACTATTAATGGATGTAAGAAATGAAGAATTCGACCAAATAATTGACCAACTTGTTTTCGACCCAGTTGGGATGGAAAATTCCTCTTTCAAACAGCCAATCCCTACCAATCTAATGAAACGAAAAGCAATAGGCTATACAATCGAATTGGAGCCCTATCCATATCGGCTGTTTCCCTATCAGGCGGCTGGTGGCATTTGGACAACACCTACAGATTTAGCCCAATTCATGATAACATTGCTTGATGATTATCATAAAGGAACAAATACACTTGTATCAAAAGAAATGGCTCAAACCATCTTTAAAAAGAATATAGCAAGATATGTTTTCTCCCTTTGGAATTGGGGAGAAGATATTGTTTTTATGCATTACGGAAGTAATCAGGGTTTTAACTGTATTATGTATGGCTCTATTGAAAAAAATCAAGGAATTGTAGTGATGACTAATAGTGACAACAGCTTTGGTTTTTTCGACTATATCCAACGAGCCGTGAATAATGAGTATCAATGGGAGTATGTTAAGCCGGAAATACTTAATCCAACAGAATCAGATATAAGTTGGGTAGATTCATTTTTGGGCGAATATCAATGGAGAAACAATAACATAATTTTTACCAAAGACAACAAAAATTTAATACTTCAAATTGAGAATGTCGATTATGTTCTTACTCAAACAGGCGAACGCGTATTTGTCCTGGCTGATAAAACCATAAAAATAACATTTTCCGATGACTCAGACAGTAGGATTACTATTTGGGAACCTAATGGTTACCCATTTAGAATAAAAAAGATTATTGAATGAAAACAACTGTCAACAACGAATATAATTTTTAGTTTGTTACATCCTTCAAGGAAATCACCAACTTTAAATCGTGTTGATTCGACACTTCGACATCCAAACGGATTTCTCGCTACGGACTCATAAACAAAACGGTTGGCAGTAATTAAAAATCAAATGGAATTTATAGAAATCAAACAAGCGAATGAAAATGATCTCGAAATTCTTGCATTATTAGGTAGAATTACTTGGGCTGAAACATTTGGGAAATTATTCAGAAGGGAAAAAGATGTAAAAGACTATGGCGATACTAACTTCTCCATTAGCGAAATTAGGTCCTCTTTAGAAAATCCTAATGTTTATTTCTGGATTGCCTATTTTTATGAATTTCCGGTTGGATATGCTAAAATTGAGAATCTTATTGATTCGAAATTAGTACAAGGAAAGACAGTTTGCAAGCTTCGTAATATTTATGTTTTAAACGATTTTCACTCAAAAAGGATTGGACTCGGACTTTGGAATAGGATGCTTGAGAAAGTTAAAGAGCTGAAGTGTGATAAAATGTGGCTGTCAGTTCTTCATTCCAATGATAAAGCGATTAATTTTTATAAAGAAAATGATTTTTATAAGGTTGGAGATTTTAATCTTAAAATTGGAATCGATAGTTTTATTATGAATATAATGGTACGAGAACTCAATTAATGAAAAACCGCAGCCAACAAGGTGGATAGCTTATTGCCCATTCTGTGTACACGGAAAATCCCAAGGATTTTCGTATGGTTCGTTTTCTTTTACTAACTTAGTTCTAACCAATCTAACTAACCAAATACAAACACGTTAGCGGACCTGCTTGGAGACAGTACTAATTTGAACCTGACTGCAAGAAACAAACAGACGAAGAATAAATTTGTAGAATTAAACATTCAATCACAAACTTGACAGTATGAAAAAAAATATACTCTACAGTTTTCTTCTGCTTGTGTTGCTTACTTCATTCACCAAGCTGTCTAACGATCAAATTCTTGAAGTCAGGGAAGGCACAATTACTAACCTTTATGACGCATTTGGTAAAGACACATCTCTAACTAAAGATTTTGGGTTTTCCTGCATAACAAAATATCAAGGCAAGACTATTTTATTTGACGCAGGCAGTAATGCCGACATTTTCAAAAAGAACACAATTAAACTCGGAATTGACCTTACAAAAGTTGACATCGTTGTAATTTCTCATGGGCACTTTGACCACTTGAACGGTCTTGATTATTTGTTACAGCTCAATCCGAATGTAAAAATCTATTTTCCTTATGACATTTTTTGGGGAGCACCAGTTTCTTATGACGCAACGGGACAAGAGCCAAATGTAAAAGACACCTTGCCAACTTACATGCAATACTTTGACGGTGGCAGTACAAAATTTTCAATCAACCAATCAGGCCGGTTTTGGAACGCCAACATTGAATTTGTAAAAACTTCAAAAGAAATTTTACCGGGACTAAATATAGTTGCAACTAGTTCTCAGTTTATGGGGTATTTTTCCTGCTATCCCGGAAAAAGTTTTGTAGAAGGACAATTTGAACATAAGCAAGACGCTTGCAAAAATACCAACCTACCAGAACTTTCTCTTTCAATGAAAACAGACAAAGGACAAGTTTTGATTGTAGGGTGCTCCCATACGGGTGTTGAAAACATTGTAAGACAAACACAAAGTGAAACAGCAGACGAAATTGATTTGGTTTACGGTGGTTTTCATATGCTGCCATTTGACAGAAACCAAACTACTCAGTTAGTTAATATGCTTAAATACGAGTTGAGAGTTGATCGCGTTGCACCA
This genomic stretch from Ulvibacter sp. MAR_2010_11 harbors:
- a CDS encoding MBL fold metallo-hydrolase; this encodes MKKNILYSFLLLVLLTSFTKLSNDQILEVREGTITNLYDAFGKDTSLTKDFGFSCITKYQGKTILFDAGSNADIFKKNTIKLGIDLTKVDIVVISHGHFDHLNGLDYLLQLNPNVKIYFPYDIFWGAPVSYDATGQEPNVKDTLPTYMQYFDGGSTKFSINQSGRFWNANIEFVKTSKEILPGLNIVATSSQFMGYFSCYPGKSFVEGQFEHKQDACKNTNLPELSLSMKTDKGQVLIVGCSHTGVENIVRQTQSETADEIDLVYGGFHMLPFDRNQTTQLVNMLKYELRVDRVAPAHCTGHLAFKLLQDVYKTDYLYAGLGETIAY
- a CDS encoding prolyl oligopeptidase family protein; translated protein: MKKYILVLIALIGINHIIQAQEDKYLWLEEVEGEKALEFVNTQNKTSFEDLNAEKDYQNIYDKNLAIYNSNENIAYPSIRGNYAYNFWQDKDHVRGIWRRSPLEDYTSGEPVWETLLDIDKLSETDNIKWVFKGSEGLYPDYNRFLVHLSNGGGDAVVVKEFDVNTKQFLTNGFSIEESKGSASYVDENTLIVDSDFGEGTMTTSGYPRQVKLWKRGTSLKNAQLIYEGETSDVSTWGGILRDGSEAFILVYRDLTTFSRQNLVWMNNEIIKLDIPDDASTNGILNNQFIIQLKSDWTVNLKTYKTGTLLSLNFTELLKGKKDIKVIVGPDAFSSIEGVSTTKNKLLVNLLTDVTGNLYIYSFTNGNWTSKKVNTPNFGSIYILGTDYISDKYFFEFTDFITPTTLYSADANNNTFKAYKSLPAFFDASKYEVKQYKAKSKDGTMVPYFMVAAKDVEYEGTNPTLVYAYGGFEISLSPFYWASFGVSWLEKGGVFVLANIRGGGEFGPKWHQDGIKEKRQNVFDDLYAVSEDLITKKVTTPRHLGIMGGSNGGLLVGVAFTQRPDLYNAVVSQMPLLDMQRYNKLLAGASWMGEFGDPDIPEEWEYIKKYSPYHNLKKGMDYPEVFFTTSTRDDRVHPGHARKMVAKMNDMGYKTFYYENTEGGHAGSSTSEQRAKSDALTFSYLLMKLK
- a CDS encoding N-acetyltransferase, producing the protein MAVIKNQMEFIEIKQANENDLEILALLGRITWAETFGKLFRREKDVKDYGDTNFSISEIRSSLENPNVYFWIAYFYEFPVGYAKIENLIDSKLVQGKTVCKLRNIYVLNDFHSKRIGLGLWNRMLEKVKELKCDKMWLSVLHSNDKAINFYKENDFYKVGDFNLKIGIDSFIMNIMVRELN
- a CDS encoding amidohydrolase; translated protein: MKVKFIFIALFISGTAYGQAVKSVGTSADILIVNAEIYTVDAAKSWAEAMAIKDGKIIYVGSLLEAKKYQTELTKIIDGEGKFIMPALYDLHCHILQAVLDEELYCKIQSNSLEGTIRKIQDGVIKQKKNTWITGAGYYPELFGEMGPNKSLLDSLIPDKPAFFFDIGYHNIWVNSRALQLANINKETIYKDHVDWIVKDKITGEPTGWLKEDARELVTHIAPRPNYLEADIKYTFSRVAEVLAENGIVSVQDPSSFDVNLLKLYHSADSLGLIKSFNVSFGLPYLITNSNLSLDERLSDLLSLSKKYQSKNIKTKTVKLFIDGTLESQTAAVLEPYLNSVERGTLLYDSLQLNIIIQKLDSAGFQLHFHSTGDRAIRASLDGIEYAIHVNGNNFGRHQIAHANLPHPDDIPRFRKLGVIANMQLWWMDNSTYYTELLPSIIGKNRVQQMHPFKSFSNQGVLLSVGSDYPITTLNPFEAIQKAITRKEIDSNNEQIISENECLDLSETIAAYTIGGAYAQFKEKEAGSLEIGKWADFILLDKNLFSIDPTEIHKTKLLKTFYRGNQVFENE
- a CDS encoding serine hydrolase: MLKKILYLNLILLIVSCNGSREMTRDSAYYRSSADSIHAQNIQKNLIPMYSIAGNVQRMTIPEMMKQDNIPGMSIAFVENGEIAWTKHYGYANLEDSLPITSETVFTGASLSKPITAIAALNLVEKGHLNLDENVNLKLKEWKIPETNLTENEKVTLKRLISHNAGIKNDLWGSYLPEETVPTINQMLAGEKPSVDPQTSVTYEPGSKTEYSNPGYSIIQKLLMDVRNEEFDQIIDQLVFDPVGMENSSFKQPIPTNLMKRKAIGYTIELEPYPYRLFPYQAAGGIWTTPTDLAQFMITLLDDYHKGTNTLVSKEMAQTIFKKNIARYVFSLWNWGEDIVFMHYGSNQGFNCIMYGSIEKNQGIVVMTNSDNSFGFFDYIQRAVNNEYQWEYVKPEILNPTESDISWVDSFLGEYQWRNNNIIFTKDNKNLILQIENVDYVLTQTGERVFVLADKTIKITFSDDSDSRITIWEPNGYPFRIKKIIE
- a CDS encoding DUF6090 family protein; this translates as MIKFFRKIRQNLLTENKFSKYLLYAIGEIILVVIGILIALAINDWNNEKRIQSEETATLQKLIQDLKSDNKRYLENIEIYKKQDVYLTNAKIIIFKKSLSDNEIKEVMNYYGAYIRDINPRKTTYEEMLNSGRIYALSNEKLVDDIIEYYQFLDKSIYQNQESRREFRAVFYGPGLTDFWFWKVDEEPFDYAKVFFSDTDSPAYRVLKQSAGWSASTNKQMLENNKELLKTSNDLIKYIEIELKSK
- a CDS encoding serine hydrolase, which codes for MKNNYLIKILKSTVFTVLFLVTLNAIAQTNSSDLEKKVDSLFEKFDTLNQPGMIVGISQDDSTILIKCYGSSDLEKKIAISSKTRFHIASLTKQFTAFAISQLEREGKLSYQDNILKYLPQLHDFGTVITIDQLLHHSSGLRSTNRLRLLQDDFYDALLTQKNALNLIYAQKELNFEPGSSFGYSNSGYILLATIVENISNLKFSEWLNKNVFEPLNMNETILGDDYSLIIPDRAIPYEKKEDGYAQTMGMKWIDYGATGIYSTLGDLMKWQVYLHEQNYMWVLEEASNSPYAMGLYVFKSKDGTIDQIFHTGDGAGYTSFMSYYPKEKIDVVLLSNLYGNEPIKLAETIIDFIRPINEKSIADYSNQIELPIEVLKKYEGSYDAKIFKAEFEIKDKQLYALNPQGSDLMVAVNETTFLIPNTPVEFEFDKAGQYVVLKMPGNDITCPKIIADTIMPSVNIAEYTGIYYSPELNVSYSFTIENNQLIADSPKHRRIVFDAITADKTESKDRYFRNVHFSRDENNIVNGLRVTDIDGRVRNLWFEKKE